CATCCCGACCGGGCAGGAGGCGCCGTGGCGCGGCAGGCGGATGACCCGGACGTCGAGGGCGAAATATTTCCCGCCGAACTGCGCGCCGTATCCGGACTTGTGCGCCGCCTTGAGGAGTTTCCCTTCCATCTCGACGTCGCGGAACGCCTGCCCCCCCTTGTTCCCGGACGTGGGCAGGTGGTCGAGGTACTTCGTGGAGGCGAGTTTCACCGTCTTCAGGCACGCCTCGGCGGAGGTGCCGCCGACGACGAACGCGAGGTGGTACGGCGGGCACGCGGCGGTCCCGAGCGTCCTCATCTTCTCCACGAGGAACTTCTCGAGGGAGACGGGGTTGAGCAGCGCCTTCGTCTCCTGGTAGAGGTACATCTTGTTCGCGGAACCGCCCCCCTTCGTGACGAAGAGGAACTTGTACTCGTCCCCCTGCGTCGCGTACAGGTCGATCTGGGCGGGGAGGTTGGTCCCGGAGTTCACCTCTTCGTACATCGTGAGCGGCGCCGTCTGCGAGTACCGCATGTTCTCTTCCGTGTACATCTTGTGGACGCCCTTCGAGAGGTACTCCTCGTCCCGGGCGCCGGTCCAGACCTGCTGCCCCTTCTTCCCGACGATCGTCGCGGTGCCGGTGTCCTGGCACAGGGGGAGGATGAAGTTCGCCGCCACTTCCGCGTTCCGCAGCAGTGCGATCGTCACACCGCGGTCGTTCGGGGACGCCTCGGGGTCGGCAAGGATCGCCGCCACCTGCGCGAGGTGCTCGGGGCGAAGCAGGAAGGAGACGTCGCGCAGCGCCTGGTGGGCGAGGAACGCGAGCCCCTCGGGTTCGACCTTGAGGATCTCCTTTCCGTCGAACTTCGTGGTGGAGACGTACTCCTTGGTCAGGAGGCGGTACTTTGTCGTGTCCTTCCCCAGCGGGAACGGGTCCTGGTACGTGAATTTCGGCATCGGTTCGCTCCTTGTGAAGGTGGGGTGGGGAGCGTAAAAAACAGACAAAAGATAGCCCCGTGAGGGCGAAACGTCAAGGACATCCCGTGATTCCGGGGAGGAGGGATATGGATGAAAGTGGATGCGGGTGATCATGGATACGGGTTGCCCGGACGTCCCGCCGGGTGAGAAGATGATTCCATGGGGAGACGTCGACAGGAGGACACCTAGTGGGTGTACATGATCGCGTGGGCCGGAGTAAGCTGAATATGAGCAGGACGGTCGCCGTTTCGGCCCTGATCCTCGTTTCGGTCCTCCTGTCCGCATCGGGCTGCGGGGGGAGGAAGGAGGTCCGTCCGGAACCTTCGCCGGAGATCCTTCCGACGGGGCCGAGGGTCGCCGTGGCGCCGATGGAGAACAGGACGAACGACCTCTCGGGGTCCGACATCATCCGCGACGCGTTCGCGGAGGGAGTGGCCCGGAAGGGGTTTGCCGTGATGCCGGTGGCGGAGAGCGACCGGATCCTGCGGGAGACGCTGGGGATCAGCTACGGGGGGCAGCTCCCGGCCACCTCCCCGGAAGAGGTGTGCAAGGCGCTGGGGGTCGAGGCGGTCTTCTACGGCGACGTGCAGGAGTGGAGCAAGACGACGACGGGAATCTACAACAGTTCGACGGTCGCGGCCGCATTCCGGATGTTCCGGAAGGACGGAGCGCTCCTTTGGGAGGGGAACGACCGCCAGGTCCGCCAGGACGTCGCCCGCGGCGGGGGAAACCTGGGGGCCGAGATCATCGCGGGGGCGTTGGGCAACCTGTTGCTGAACCCGATGACGCCGCACGGAAGGCGCGTCGGGGGAACCATCGCAAGGAAGCTCCCGAACAATTTATTGAGAGGGGTGGACCGATGAGGAAACGGCTTCTGTTGGGAGGGATTCTGTTTGCGGGCGTTGCGGTCGCCGGGTGCGCAACGGCGCCGCCGGTGACGGGGCCGTCCACGCGGGACTCCGCGCCCGCCGCGGAGTACGGGTACCGGAAGTCGGCGCAGGCGGCGCCGATCGTTTCGAAGGGACCGAAAAAGCGGGTGGCCGTCGTCAAGTTCCAGGACAAGAGCGCCTACGGCCGCGGCCGCCTGGGGGGCGCGATCCAGGACATCCTCACCACCGAGCTCGCGCGCTCCGGCCAGTTCATCATGGTGACGCGGCAGGACCTCGACCTGCTTCTCGACGAGCAGGACCTGGCCAAGAGCGGGACGATCAAGACGGGGACGGGGGCGAAGTCCGGCGAGGTGCTTGGCGTCAACGCGATCGTGACCGGCGTCGTTTCCCAGTTCGGCGTCAAGCAGAAGTCGGCCACCTATCTCGTGGGGGCGAGCAAGACGCAGACGGCGGAGGCGACCGTGGACGTGCGGGTGGTCGACGCCACCACCGGGCGGATCATCTACGCGGAGAGCGGGACCGGTGTCCATGAGACTTCCTCCACGGAGGTCCTCGGGATCGGCGGCCGGACCGGCTACGACGAGACGATGGAGGGGAAGGCGTTCCGCGCGGCGATTTCGAAGTTCATCGACAACCTGATCGCGAAGATGGCGTCGATGGAGTGGACCGGCAAGGTCGCCTCGGTGGAGGCCGGAGAGGTCACGGTGAACGCGGGGAAGAAGACCGGGCTCGTCGTCGGCGACCGCCTGCGGGTATACGGGGAAGGGCGCGAGGTGATCGACCCAGACACGAAAATTTCCCTGGGCCGTCGGCCCGGGGCCGAGAAGGGCGAGATCGAGATCGTCGACTTCTTCGGGGAGGACGCCGCGATCGG
The sequence above is a segment of the Deltaproteobacteria bacterium genome. Coding sequences within it:
- a CDS encoding fumarate hydratase, translated to MPKFTYQDPFPLGKDTTKYRLLTKEYVSTTKFDGKEILKVEPEGLAFLAHQALRDVSFLLRPEHLAQVAAILADPEASPNDRGVTIALLRNAEVAANFILPLCQDTGTATIVGKKGQQVWTGARDEEYLSKGVHKMYTEENMRYSQTAPLTMYEEVNSGTNLPAQIDLYATQGDEYKFLFVTKGGGSANKMYLYQETKALLNPVSLEKFLVEKMRTLGTAACPPYHLAFVVGGTSAEACLKTVKLASTKYLDHLPTSGNKGGQAFRDVEMEGKLLKAAHKSGYGAQFGGKYFALDVRVIRLPRHGASCPVGMGVSCSADRNVKAKITRDGIWLEELERNPGRLIPAKYRGKHEHGVVKVDLNRPMKEILAELTKYPVTTQLSLSGTIIVGRDIAHAKLKERIDQGKGLPQYVKDHPIYYAGPAKTPKGMPSGSFGPTTAGRMDSYVDLFQSHGGSLVMIAKGNRSKAVSDACKKHGGFYLGSIGGPAALLAQENIRKVEVLEYPELGMEAIWKIEVEDFPAFILVDDKGNDFYQQIACAG
- a CDS encoding DUF799 family lipoprotein, with amino-acid sequence MSRTVAVSALILVSVLLSASGCGGRKEVRPEPSPEILPTGPRVAVAPMENRTNDLSGSDIIRDAFAEGVARKGFAVMPVAESDRILRETLGISYGGQLPATSPEEVCKALGVEAVFYGDVQEWSKTTTGIYNSSTVAAAFRMFRKDGALLWEGNDRQVRQDVARGGGNLGAEIIAGALGNLLLNPMTPHGRRVGGTIARKLPNNLLRGVDR
- a CDS encoding CsgG/HfaB family protein; its protein translation is MRKRLLLGGILFAGVAVAGCATAPPVTGPSTRDSAPAAEYGYRKSAQAAPIVSKGPKKRVAVVKFQDKSAYGRGRLGGAIQDILTTELARSGQFIMVTRQDLDLLLDEQDLAKSGTIKTGTGAKSGEVLGVNAIVTGVVSQFGVKQKSATYLVGASKTQTAEATVDVRVVDATTGRIIYAESGTGVHETSSTEVLGIGGRTGYDETMEGKAFRAAISKFIDNLIAKMASMEWTGKVASVEAGEVTVNAGKKTGLVVGDRLRVYGEGREVIDPDTKISLGRRPGAEKGEIEIVDFFGEDAAIGKVLQGKGFAVNDIVRFGK